The Candidatus Nitrosocosmicus franklandus genome contains a region encoding:
- a CDS encoding caspase family protein, whose amino-acid sequence MNNRKALTIGINQYQFFPHYTLRGCINDTKNMSSVLKDYLNFKDSDITVLQDSEATKENIYKNIDSLIKKAQDGECNYIVIHLAAHGTQIPDVSLDETDDLKDEVFTTYNLNVEEGNWSLNTVIDDDDFGKKLSTIPEKCLCEVYLDTCHSGTGLRLLSLDEIPRYIPPPREINRELSSRSVENHGLADTLKEEGMPPNIVLMTGCQSDQTSADAKIENDYHGAFTWNLCNELRNSGNRLSRYELMKNIRNAMRERFRQIPQLEGVASIKDVPLGQLK is encoded by the coding sequence ATGAATAACAGAAAGGCCCTAACTATAGGAATCAACCAATACCAATTTTTTCCCCACTACACTTTACGCGGGTGTATTAACGATACAAAAAATATGTCTTCAGTATTAAAAGATTACTTGAATTTCAAAGATTCTGATATAACAGTACTCCAGGATTCAGAGGCAACGAAGGAAAATATTTATAAAAATATAGATTCGCTAATTAAAAAAGCACAAGACGGTGAATGTAATTATATAGTCATACATTTAGCAGCTCACGGTACACAGATACCTGATGTATCACTAGATGAAACTGACGACCTAAAAGATGAGGTTTTTACAACATATAATCTAAATGTAGAGGAAGGAAATTGGTCGTTAAATACTGTGATAGATGATGATGATTTCGGTAAAAAACTTTCGACCATACCGGAGAAATGTCTTTGTGAAGTCTACTTAGACACTTGTCATAGTGGTACTGGACTAAGATTATTGAGTCTAGATGAAATTCCCAGATATATTCCTCCTCCACGCGAAATTAACCGTGAATTATCTAGTCGTTCAGTTGAAAATCATGGATTGGCAGATACTTTAAAAGAAGAGGGAATGCCTCCCAACATAGTATTAATGACGGGATGTCAATCTGATCAAACAAGTGCTGATGCCAAAATTGAAAATGATTATCATGGCGCATTTACATGGAATTTATGTAATGAATTACGCAACTCAGGTAACCGATTATCTAGATATGAATTAATGAAAAATATTAGAAATGCGATGAGAGAGAGGTTTCGTCAAATACCTCAACTGGAAGGAGTAGCAAGTATTAAGGACGTGCCTTTAGGTCAATTAAAATAA
- a CDS encoding C1 family peptidase, whose translation MSQTTINGKGTGWIPDYPSIRDYTLGDKEVKPLFSEVGVDTTQSTAKSKKRSLPTKADEIRPYCSHIEDQETLGSCTAQAGVGMIEYFERKAFGKHIDASSLFLYKVTRNLLRLRGDTGAYLRSTMGALRLFGVPPEEYWKYDISKFDREPPAFCYAFASNYQAINYVRLDTPNIAKETLLYTIKDNLSKGIPAMFGFTVHESIEQASNANSSTKGNIPFPCSTERVLGGHAVMAVGYDDNLKIENKGCSEETIGAILIRNSWGTSWGDHGYGYLPYEYVLRDLAVDWWTIIKADWVDTGHFG comes from the coding sequence ATGAGTCAAACTACAATTAATGGAAAAGGAACAGGATGGATCCCAGATTATCCTAGTATAAGAGACTATACCTTAGGTGATAAAGAGGTCAAGCCATTATTTTCGGAGGTAGGTGTAGACACCACTCAATCAACGGCAAAGAGCAAAAAGCGTTCTCTACCAACAAAAGCAGACGAAATAAGACCGTATTGTTCTCACATTGAAGATCAGGAAACCCTAGGTTCCTGTACTGCACAAGCAGGAGTAGGAATGATAGAGTATTTTGAAAGAAAGGCATTTGGAAAGCACATAGATGCCTCTAGTCTATTTCTTTATAAAGTAACAAGGAATCTTTTGCGGCTTCGAGGAGATACAGGGGCATACCTACGAAGTACAATGGGAGCATTGAGATTATTTGGCGTCCCGCCAGAGGAGTATTGGAAATACGATATATCTAAATTTGATAGAGAACCACCCGCGTTTTGTTATGCTTTTGCTAGTAACTATCAGGCAATTAATTATGTCCGCCTTGACACACCAAACATCGCCAAGGAAACTCTTCTATATACAATAAAGGACAATCTATCAAAGGGAATTCCAGCTATGTTTGGTTTTACCGTTCATGAATCAATTGAGCAGGCTTCTAATGCCAACTCTTCGACAAAAGGTAATATTCCATTTCCCTGCAGCACAGAAAGAGTACTTGGAGGACATGCGGTAATGGCGGTAGGGTACGATGACAACCTAAAAATAGAAAATAAAGGTTGCAGTGAAGAGACTATAGGAGCTATCCTTATACGTAATTCTTGGGGCACAAGTTGGGGCGATCACGGCTATGGCTATTTGCCCTATGAGTATGTGCTGAGGGATCTTGCAGTAGATTGGTGGACAATAATCAAAGCCGATTGGGTGGATACCGGTCACTTTGGTTAG